Sequence from the Sardina pilchardus chromosome 15, fSarPil1.1, whole genome shotgun sequence genome:
GAGACACTTTGCTAATGGTGCTAATGATAGCCAGCAGCTGCGATGCTCCTGTAATTGACTCAAGCTGCTTGATGCTAACAGCGCTTGCGCTAGTCAGGATCAGGAAGGACCACTCATTTTTTAAAGAACAAAACCAGCTATGTTAGTGTCTAGCCAAGTGGAATGAGTGGTATAGCCGGACCAAAGTGCTAAGAATCAGAGGTCTGTCCACTGAGCTGGGGAGGAAGTCCTGTTTTATTGACTCTCCAGCTGGCCTCGGAGGTCTAATAATCCTGCGTCAGTTCCTCCAAAGATCCATTAAGCCCTGACTTAACTCTGCACCGAGCTCTATACGTCTCAATGAGAGCTGTGTGTTTGCTAGAGATGATACTCAACCACAGTGTATACTCAACAAGTGTAGCCCatccagcaaacacacactgaaatcatGCTCTGTAGCCTACTTAACGACTCACAAGTGTAGCCCGtctagcaaacacacactgaaatcatGCTCTCTACCACtgacaatttcaatttcaatttcaatttaattttacttatagagcgccaaaacattacacatgtctcatggcgctttacagagtgttacacattcaaagagagcccatgagtaacaggggcaaggaaaaactccctagaataggagatacatacagtataggaagaaacctcagacagatccacgactcaagggcccaacccatctgcccagggtcagttacagtagagtatagtcatttgtagtatGAGATGGTTCCAACAGttcagtgtagggaataaacagtccattagtaatccattagtaatttcggGGGGTAATGGGTCgttaggatgcgtgggccagggcgatggtagggcagtcatagggatgacgatggcaatggcactcagggggatgggaattcaggtgtgatgagggccaggcacaaagatggctgatgactggtagtggttcacctcacaggtgaggtatagggaaaagggaagagaaataaagtgggttagtattactataggtcatgatggttggtattaataagtatatcaatgaggatataaattattatactatagagggaaaaggcagagggggagagggagttgaaagacaggacagggagagagggaaggagggagagttgggagagacagagggagaggggagaaaaagttGAAGTAAGTAtaagcataactaaggcatggtggagggtagtcagcaccagcacaggtgtggtcagtagccagcCACCATGGGaagcatgactggggcaccagtcacacaagcccacagcagaggtggtccgttccaataacaccctgaggtggttgaagttccacactgcaccatacctaactataggaagcactaaagagatatgttttaagtctagatttaGACTAGTTTAGGCTAGCCAGtctagcaaacacacactgaaatcatGCTCTCTACTCTACCACTCACAAGTGTAGCCAatatagcaaacacacactgaaaccatGCTCTCTACTCTACCACTCACAAGTCTATAGAGCATGGTGACAGTGTGCTCAAACCTGCCGCATGTTATAGATCTGCATTTGCAGTGAAGGGCACTTTTAAAGCCATCAGAAGGGAGACATCCAtcataaatggcaggcccttcTCAAGAGGGTTCCCTTGTGTTTGGAGATactgtatgcgcgtgtgtgtgtgtgtgtgtgtgtgtgtgtgtgtgtttgggcattagtgtgtgtatgtgtgtatgtgtgtgtgtgtgtgtgcgtgcgtgtgtttacatagtgtatgtgtgtgtagagtgggaAACACTCTTTAATATCCTTCCTGTTGTTCTGtagctaaaggctggcttacattgcacgattttggtctgttttaacagtcggcgactaaatttccaaaatcgggcggaaatcttgggagttgtactgaaatcgcagcgcgctcccgtcatctaaatcgtttagtgtaaggtgccaatcttagcggttttaagtccgtcggaggcagtctttttctagttttgccgttacgacaatatcaaacatgtttgatattatcggaagtcttttcagtcgtggctcatgcaaatagtgacgtgaacattaaaaaacaatagtaaccttgcgcgaacatgaaacaggaaggggcaaaataggcgacagctgtagcctttatgattatttgttatttcatttcttataatgtaattagtcggctgttctacgtgacagaacaactctatatctgttagtgatgtcacacatcaaacaatgctgcagaaacgcgaaaaaaatactttgatatgagtaggctatcatgtgatttcctgtgaatgatgacgtgtagcctattgcacgatggaaataatttgaaggaatctagcagcagtcttgtaaatagtgacccacagtctttgcaaaatcctaatctgagactggcctgtgactagactgtgactaaaaactcaatgaattgtctttagatgtgagagggtctgagactgtagtttttcaaaaatcttttccaaatctttgcaaagtctggcaatgtaaggtaggctttactggaatgaacagctgtgctcagcaagTCTCTcctgcaaactcacacacacactgctctcagtAGCCATAGAAACCCTCTCCTCCAtgaggcttagttcacactggcagtcgaaatccgattttttgcttatctggattgtatctagcttgaattttgggtagtctgaatggcacaaaaccgcatgaaatgcgatttttccaatgctgattcgcaccacatacggaggtggtttcaatatcacttactatcggatatgactcaatctgaacagtcgaaccacttgaataggatttcaacatgcccctttcgtcattttcactgcgacaaacaattgcaatgtaattctgagtgacggaagtgattgattgattgattcagcacgtgcgccagggctaccagcaaaacaaaaaccaacgtcacactcaagtcatcattttatggtgaaacatggaaaactgtaacgttaagggtgacgaggtatttgtgccgcggctacgcataataagttggaaaatataaaaaataaatccactttcatccatgacgacttggttgtgtacaactctatctaatgaatccaggtgtgtgtaatttatatcggatctgagcattgcacgccaagatcggatgtgattggatgtgatcacttgcaatatgcaatgagaacagtcagtcagaaagatggttctgatcggatatgcaagacatccgatttcgactaccagtgtgaactaagcctttgagtgtgtgtgggtgtgtgagatagaatagaatatatatttgagggaaattcgtttctctgcatttaacccaattcaaccgaattagtgaacacacacagcacacacacagtgaggtgaatcacacactaacccagagcagtgagctgcctgtccAACCTGccgtgctcggggagcagtgaggggttaggtgccttgctcaagggcacttcgaaccggcaaccctccggttaaaagcccgaagccctaatcagtacaccacggctgccccacattTAGCTGTCCAGCATTAAAGACTATTCTCTCCCACGTTTAGCTGTCCAGCATTAAAGACTATTCTCTCCCACGTTTAGCTGTCTAGCATTCTAGACTATTATCTCCAATCTAGCTGTCCTGCTTTAAAGCTTGAAAGACTATTTTCTCTCCCCCCAACCTGACCTCCACAGCCCTCTGCTTTAAGGACCTTTCCCTCTGCTGGGCCCAGACGCAGCTaacacctccctccccccatgCCTGCAGGTTGAGTCTTACATCATCATCGCCACCTTGCTCTCCAGCACATGGCTCCAGCGAGATATGAACGAGAGCATGTCTCTCCAATGCTGAATAAGAACGAGGCTCCAGTTAGATACGCTGTCCATGGTGGGGGATACACACAACCAGATCTGGCGCTAAATAAGAGATACACCCACAGGTAgagcagagagcacacacacacacacacacacacacacacacacacacacacacacacacacacacacagacacagagcagagagcacacacacacacacacaccgactgcATCAGGAGCACAGACTGAGGCAGAcctgtttatgtgcatgtgcatctgtGCACAGCATCAGGACCACAGATTAAAATAAAGGCTTGCTCAGTCACCCCTCTACACAGTGTCTGTGGCAGGGATAAACTCAGCCATAATCACGTTATTAAAGATTAATGTCTCTCAGCGCTTAGCACTTCACCGCTGACCACGTTACAGAGGAAAATaagcacattttcacatgttAAGTTGATTTTATTCCCTGCATTTATGACCCAGCCCCTACAGGATTAAAGCACATCTGTGGGGAcacacattttgttgttgttgttgacgtttTATTTATGAATACACTGGCCAGTCACAGTGGGTATAATACATTACTGTGCTGACTCTAGTATTTCAGCTGAATTTGTGCACACAATCATGCAGTTCTTTAACACTGGCTATGTTTggacaccacaacacacacaaatgctcacacacatacgcacacgcacacaaacatacctgaTTCACAATGTAGGTATTGCCATAGATTGTGTACACATATCTGTTGAGTTGGTCATACTACAAACATGAGCAGCCACACATATCCTAAGTGCATAATCATAAGTAGGCTCcactgagagaaagacagtgccacagactctctctctctctcacacacacacacacacacacacacacacacacacacacacagatacgcacgcacatgcgcgcgcacacacacactcacagcgacAGAGGTTAGCCAAGCAGCAAGCCTGTTCACAGATGAGGCTGCTGTTTTACAGACAGTGCTTTGATAACTGTAGTTTCATACTCCTCTAGAAACTGCTGCTTTGATAACTGTAGCTTCATACTCTTCTAGACACTGCTGCTTTGATAACTGTAGTTTCATACTCTTCTAGAAACTGTTTGACTACAAAAATATTTAGTCGTTATTTTGAACATAAGGGATTGTTTAAGCAAAAGACTTTGGTCCACTCTCTAACCATGTGATACACTATGTGACCTACCCAAAGGCTTCCTCAGTGGCCTAtaccagtgtttttcaacctttttgagccaaggcacacttttttcattgaaaaaatcctgaggcacaccaccagccgaaaattttaaataaaatgaaatttcttcgatatcaagtcattcttgtcaaaattcgatatcaagtcattcttgtcaaaatgtcttgaataggaatcaaatgaacacaaagaaaattctttctattcactcttttttagaccaatTAGGTGAAATTGGATCATTTCTCACGGCACACCTAacatgtgtcacggcacactagtgtgccgcggcacagtggttgaaaaacactggcctATACAGATGACTTAGGAGTAAGATATCTTCACAGACCCTACTGCAATAAGAGTTCTACACAGAAACTCTGGAGTAAGTAACTAGTTAAGTTAAGAGATTTCTGATTttacagaggagagagacaatgCATAGAATCAGGACTTCATTTATCGATTTCAACTCATCACTGATTTAAGTTTTTTTGACACTGACTGATATCGTGGAGGCTGTGCCGTGCGGTTGGCACCGGGCTTATTCCACACTCTGCTAAATGACACCAAGCATGCAGGCACACAGATGTAAACACCCGAATAGGACTTGGGAacatcacaaaacaaaacaccgcCACGTGCCTCTCCCTCCCGCATGTCCACCTCAACACCTTTAGCACACACAGGTCCTCGGCAGGTCAAAACTCACACCTGAGCATGCTCCGCtgaaacccccccacccccctccccagccaGTCtggtttgacctttgacctttctccATATAAAACGGTCAGTGCATCTGTGCCGGCGTATCAGGTGTCAGTAGGGCCCCAAGGTCACAGGAAGGTCACAGCAAGGTCACAGGAAGGTGACATCGTCCTGCGACTGCACCCAGCGCCAGTGGGCATCGTACTCCAGGGGCACCCGGCTGTTGGCCTTGCAGCTGTCCATCTCCACGCGGCCGTTCTGGTACGGCTTGGCCTTCTTGGGGCTCTGGGACTTGCCCAGCTTCTCGGCCAGGCAGGCCCGCGCCGACTCGCACACGCCGTTGGCCTTGGGGGACAGCGTGCGGTCCAGGCCCGGTGGCTTTTCCCTGCCGCCCGCGGAGAACGACGagcaggacgaggaggaggcccCCGCTCGGCTGGCGTCTGGGTTCCTGGTCCACACGTCCTCCTTGGGCGCCTCCGGCTGCTTCACCACGGGAGAGCCGCTCGCTGACCTCCGCCCGACCCCCCGCGTTGCCCCCGCACCACCGTCACCCCCACTGGTCCGCGCTGTCGTTGGGGCCGTCGCCGTGGTCTCAGCAGTGGAGCCCCCTAGGGCCGCGGAGGAGGAGCACAGCACAGACTCGGAGCTGGACGCGCAGCCGTACTCGTCCATGTCGTCGGCCAGCGTGTCCAGGTAGCTGCCGATGGAGATGTTGTCCAGGCGGTCGTGAGGGTCGTGCAGGCTGCCCCAGCTGCCCCGCCAGGAGCTGGGTGCCTCGGGGCCGTCCGCCAGGCTGTACTGGCTGCTGGTCAGGCTGCTGCAGCGACTGGTCAGCGTGCTGCGCTCCTCCAGCAGCCACTTGACCGCCTCGATGCCCTCGTGCACCgccagcagctgctgcaggaTACGCACGTCCACCGAGCGCAGGTGAGCCtgcaggggagggaggaaggtggagatggagggagagagagagagatggagggagagagagagggagggagggagagagagagagggagggagggggaaaaagaaggagatagggacagagaaagggagtggagggagggagcgagcaagagagaaagagggaggtagggatggagagagggaaatagagagagagacaggtggaggagggggagatgaaGGGTAAAATGGAAAGAGAAATGTGTGTCCAGAGAGAAGATGGGAAGAGGGATAAAAATTGAAGAGAGATTGACAGGAGAGGATGAtggggaagagaaaagaaaaaaaagattattaCTTCAGCAGAAACTTGAGTGAGTACACACTGTAAGGGATGACATCAGATGCACATCCATTATTACTTCAGCTGAAACCTGCGTGATGActaaagtagcctacacactaTGACATCAGGTCCACACCCATAGGCTACTCATGCAGCATCATTTCATCATTTCCTGTCATGATGGTAAAAGACCAgaaaccaagggggcaggcatattcccggaagtagaaacacgaaatgagctggtgatcaacgctctgctaactcccatggacggccatagattgcagatttttttgcgatcccataacttcatgtaagatatgccctgtgtcgcccttatag
This genomic interval carries:
- the lurap1 gene encoding leucine rich adaptor protein 1 yields the protein MDEGNANDSVPDLKDLEVKIGRKTPEGLLQWMREESAHRGESKSSVPECINRDPARKSLDDKIRKLKVDMAHLRSVDVRILQQLLAVHEGIEAVKWLLEERSTLTSRCSSLTSSQYSLADGPEAPSSWRGSWGSLHDPHDRLDNISIGSYLDTLADDMDEYGCASSSESVLCSSSAALGGSTAETTGSASGSPVVKQPEAPKEDVWTRNPDASRAGASSSSCSSFSAGGREKPPGLDRTLSPKANGVCESARACLAEKLGKSQSPKKAKPYQNGRVEMDSCKANSRVPLEYDAHWRWVQSQDDVTFL